The Oryza glaberrima chromosome 9, OglaRS2, whole genome shotgun sequence genome includes a window with the following:
- the LOC127784003 gene encoding formin-like protein 20, with amino-acid sequence MAGWWGWSARWRARASCWRRSTARWSALPRGPAPAASPSLVPPPSNSIFLSVTTMEGGAFLARAVVMAPEWSSSLSEPAVEPLRLLRRPPSPPWPPPRHPPPWLRPLRCFLSLGRGSRRKRRCPPSWGSPSWRSPSRRRQSLDSPPRSPAPPPTRSSAPALPGPPELGQPASLACSAAHPLVRSGTPGKKRERGEGRRGVRMRKKREKGEG; translated from the coding sequence GTCTTGTTGGAGGAGATCGACGGCGCGGTGGTCAGCGCTGCCGCGAGGTCCTGCACCAGCCGCATCCCCGTCCTTAgtaccgccgccgtcgaactccATCTTCTTGAGCGTGACGACGATGGAGGGCGGCGCCTTCTTGGCGCGCGCGGTGGTGATGGCACCGGAGTGGTCGTCCTCGTTGTCGGAGCCCGCGGTCGAGCCTCTCCGACTCCTGCGCCGACCACCCTCGCCACCCTGGCCCCCGCCGCGGCACCCACCACCCTGGCTCCGGCCACTACGATGCTTCCTCTCCCTCGGTCGAGGCTCCCGTCGCAAGCGCCGTTGTCCACCGTCTTGGGGATCCCCGTCGTGGCGctcgccaagccgccgccgccagagctTGGATAGCCCGCCTcgctcgcctgctccgccgcccacccgcTCGTCCGCTCCGGCACTCCCGGGACCGCCAGAGCTTGGACAGCCTGCCTcgctcgcctgctccgccgcccaccCACTCGTCCGCTCCGGCACTCCcgggaagaaaagagagaggggagagggaagaagaggagtgaggatgaggaagaagagagagaaaggagagggaTGA